The nucleotide sequence attcaagttcaaatatgAACTTGATTTTCATCTGGTTTGAACTCGTTATAATTGTGGCTCGAAAATGTTTAGGTTTCATCGAGTCTAAAATCGAATTAGGGTCTAAAAAATAGATCCAGTATATATTAGAAACGGGTCTAAATTAAAACAAACTCGATTTCACTCAATGGATCCATGTACACTCCTACTAAAAATTTCCTGAAACAATCATAGTCTAATTCTTAGGAATATTAAAAGAAATTCCTAATAAATTGTCCTATTAAAACAAACACcttgtttttttttataataaataaacttAATAATATTCTAAGAAATAtaatttcataaatttttttaacattaaaacAAATGCTcatttaatattaaattacaagTGGCTAGCATGCATTTAACATTAGAATTGAAGTTAGTTAAAATTCTTTAGATTATTGTTGTATAGCTGACTCATCAAatagtatatatatatgtttctgttaaaattttaatttaccaCATTAGTAGTCCTAAAGCATATAGAATAATAATACATAATATCATAATCATGTAATTACATGGGTAGCGGAAAAATCAaatgaattataaaaaaaaattaaaattttactgCATCAACGCTTCATTATATATACATTACAACAATCAACCAAAATAAGTACGCATAAAATAAATCATACCATGGTAAAATTCTCAAAATTTAGGCCATATTGAGAGAATTTCTTTAGAGTAATAGTGTTTATTTTCTCAACCATTTCTATTGTGAGAAAATTCTTCCCATCACCAATTTCACCACGGCGGAAGAAACTTTTGTTTTCTATATCAAAACCAAACAttgatatttttccttttttattcgCCTCCAAATTTCTCAAGTTATCAAAACTACACAACTCTAAGATATCATCAAGCATGCCACTATCCAACTCTTGTTTGGAAAATGGAAACCCTAAAAATTCAGCTAATTTTTTCAAAACCAAAGTAGGATGCAATTTCATTTGTTCATACCTTAGAAACATTATTTTTTCTGGCCTTTTAAAGCTTTCTTTCCAATACTCCAACACATGCTCCCAAAAGGGTCCATATAGATTCACTCCTCTACAAAACAACTCAAAAAATTCATCAAACGAGTTAGATCCTCTAATTTCCGGCATAAGCGTCTCCATAAATTTCCACATCGAAACAGATATATCTTTCGGATCTCTACACAGATACACTATCTTACAATTAGACTCTTTCGCCGATTTCGGCAACGAAACATAAGGAGCATGAATGGATAGTAGCCTTGGAGAGGGAAATTGGCTTAGATTTGAAACAATATACTTCTCATCATAGAATAGAGACTCTAAAAAGGGTACAAGAATATGAGGGTTGGTAACAAGCAAAGGATGATTTTTTTGTGTATGTGGATGTTTATTCCTATTAAGCAATGCAAAAGTCAAAGCCTTAAGCCAAGTGGTGCCTGATTTGGGAGTGGTAACAAGGATGATATCTTTGTCATTGGCTTCAAAGTGATTTTGACAAGATAAGATTCCTTGAAGAGCCCAAGATCCATACCAAAAGCCTTGGTATTGGTAGAGTTTGTATGTTGGCTCCATTGGCAAGGTTGACATCAAGTCCTTACACTCTTGCCTTAAGTCTTCATCTTTTAGGAGTTTGGGGAGATTGGAGGGTTCATCACTTGCTTCCTCCATTTTTGTATCATTAACTTTGTTGTTAGCCAgagatttttttatttgaatatatGGTTATGTTTTATGGTGCACATTATTGTTGTCCATATTCATAGGACGGAATCTAAGTTTAATAGTATAggcaaaaaaataaagtaaaaactcaggtacagtcgacttcacgtgaagttgatagctgagaaccgttagatgaaaatttaatcaaatcagttaagttatctaacggctctcaactatcaactttacgtgaagttaacTACACCTGAATTTCCACCAAAAAATAAACtgacattttttttatataaaattaaataaaagaataaattatatttttattcaatattttttattttttataaaaatatataatacattaatttaatattttaaaatataatatttttatatctatatctttacatgtttgaaatttgaaatgattgaattttatatttgttttaaaaaatttgatatttctgcgggtaaGATAGGGTAGGGTAAGGTTTAGAACTTTAAAGTGCGGGTAGGGTTAgaattgagagattctcaactcgCAGGTAGGGTATggtagaattttaataaaattttcaattcacgggtagggttagggtaggtatccctaccctacccattgccaaccTTATTTGTAATgtttatttttagtgtttttgcttttaaatataaaagtaaaaacattaaaaataaaacaaaaaataaaaacacaagaaGTTCTTGAATTTCTTAATTTTCCACATTTTACAATAGCATCGAACAACTTAATGTTATTGCTATACTAGCGTATAATAAAAGCTAAAATCTTAATCCATGTTTAACcaatttattttctgtaatcTTATTCAA is from Arachis ipaensis cultivar K30076 chromosome B01, Araip1.1, whole genome shotgun sequence and encodes:
- the LOC107630174 gene encoding cytosolic sulfotransferase 12 yields the protein MEEASDEPSNLPKLLKDEDLRQECKDLMSTLPMEPTYKLYQYQGFWYGSWALQGILSCQNHFEANDKDIILVTTPKSGTTWLKALTFALLNRNKHPHTQKNHPLLVTNPHILVPFLESLFYDEKYIVSNLSQFPSPRLLSIHAPYVSLPKSAKESNCKIVYLCRDPKDISVSMWKFMETLMPEIRGSNSFDEFFELFCRGVNLYGPFWEHVLEYWKESFKRPEKIMFLRYEQMKLHPTLVLKKLAEFLGFPFSKQELDSGMLDDILELCSFDNLRNLEANKKGKISMFGFDIENKSFFRRGEIGDGKNFLTIEMVEKINTITLKKFSQYGLNFENFTMV